From a single Silene latifolia isolate original U9 population chromosome 6, ASM4854445v1, whole genome shotgun sequence genomic region:
- the LOC141585768 gene encoding putative receptor-like protein kinase At1g11050, which produces MPKYFITILLLSSSLLTSLYLAKATTINNSTSCPIDFSYIQTFPWDTQQCRDDTVPNACCETIKSLLGLGLAKYLKNSSNFYLPTPQLAYSCLSLFQHTLISMSINFPLIPSCLNSSSELLNQPTSCAGIRNIQDWDKKAGPTPFLNSSCKGNVGLSQCSSCLEAGMKVDSHLVSLAPNSTKCFYFTIIYVAGIVNEFGPEDPRSACILGLPLAASYHYDDGSQGNINKGKIFKFVFGFFVPFFVVLVVVGLIVLYLSWVRRKKEKALHDKFITSVRGQVSPIAGTRWYLETEIERATDGFSSKKFIARGGNGVVYKGTFENGVTFAVKQITEDLDVVRDEEFCNEVEIISRIRHRNLLPLRGCCVASDFVRGKRRYLVYDYMPNGSLSDHLYDSKFKLSWPQRKNVILDVAKGLAYLHYGVKPAIYHRDIKTTNILLDSDMKAMVADFGLARQSTEGQSHLTTRVAGTYGYLAPEYALYGQLTEKSDVYSFGIVILETMSGKKVLDTSSSSSTPLITDLAWNLVKSGNVEAVFDESIREKGPKGIMERFVHVGILCAHVMVALRPTIAQALKMLEGDIDIPKLPERPLPLSHESFRSSLWHSSSTSTSTSTTHTR; this is translated from the coding sequence ATGCCAAAATACTTCATCACAATTCTACTTTTATCCTCCTCCTTATTAACATCCTTATACTTAGCCAAagccaccaccatcaacaactcCACATCATGTCCTATAGACTTCTCCTATATCCAAACCTTCCCATGGGACACCCAACAATGTCGCGATGACACCGTTCCCAATGCATGTTGTGAAACCATTAAGAGCTTACTAGGGTTAGGCCTAGCCAAATACCTTAAAAACTCATCCAACTTCTACCTTCCTACACCTCAATTAGCCTACTCTTGTCTATCACTTTTTCAACATACACTCATTTCGATGTCGATTAATTTTCCTTTAATCCCTTCTTGTTTGAATTCCTCTAGTGAATTGCTAAACCAACCCACAAGTTGTGCAGGGATTAGAAACATCCAAGATTGGGATAAGAAAGCCGGTCCAACGCCGTTCTTGAACTCGTCTTGTAAGGGTAATGTGGGCCTATCCCAATGTAGTTCATGCCTTGAGGCAGGAATGAAGGTTGATTCTCATTTGGTAAGTTTAGCACCAAATTCGACCAAATGTTTTTATTTTACGATTATTTATGTAGCCGGGATTGTTAATGAGTTCGGTCCAGAGGACCCTAGGTCAGCTTGTATTCTAGGATTACCTTTGGCTGCAAGTTATCATTATGATGATGGCTCTCAAGGGAATATAAACAAAGGGAAAATATTTAAGTTTGTGTTCGGGTTTTTTGTCCCGTTCTTcgttgttttggttgttgttggCTTGATAGTTTTGTATTTGAGTTGGGTTAGACGAAAGAAGGAAAAGGCGTTACATGACAAGTTTATTACGAGTGTAAGAGGTCAAGTATCACCTATTGCTGGTACAAGATGGTACCTTGAGACGGAGATTGAACGAGCAACGGATGGGTTTTCGTCTAAGAAGTTTATAGCTAGAGGTGGAAATGGTGTTGTATATAAGGGTACATTTGAAAATGGGGTTACTTTCGCGGTAAAACAAATTACAGAGGATTTAGATGTTGTAAGAGATGAAGAGTTTTGTAATGAGGTAGAGATTATTAGTAGAATTCGACATAGGAATCTTCTTCCTCTAAGAGGATGTTGTGTTGCAAGCGATTTCGTACGAGGCAAGAGACGGTATCTAGTGTACGACTACATGCCGAATGGAAGCCTTAGTGATCACTTGTATGACTCTAAATTTAAATTAAGTTGGCCACAGAGGAAGAATGTAATCCTTGATGTTGCAAAAGGGCTTGCATATTTGCATTATGGTGTTAAACCGGCTATATATCACCGCGATATAAAGACGACAAATATTTTGTTGGATTCGGATATGAAGGCCATGGTGGCGGATTTTGGATTAGCCAGGCAGAGCACTGAAGGGCAATCTCACCTTACGACTAGGGTCGCTGGTACGTATGGGTACTTGGCACCAGAGTACGCTTTATATGGACAGTTGACCGAGAAGAGTGATGTCTACAGCTTTGGAATTGTAATTTTAGAAACAATGAGCGGGAAGAAGGTATTAGACACATCTAGTTCCTCCTCGACACCTCTAATCACTGATTTGGCTTGGAATTTGGTGAAATCGGGAAATGTGGAGGCGGTTTTCGATGAGTCGATTAGGGAGAAAGGTCCAAAGGGAATAATGGAGAGATTTGTACATGTTGGTATTCTTTGTGCTCATGTGATGGTGGCTTTAAGACCTACAATAGCTCAAGCCCTCAAAATGTTGGAAGGAGACATTGATATACCTAAGCTACCCGAAAGGCCATTAccccttagccatgaatcttttaGGTCATCCTTGTGGCATAGTAGCTCAACAAGCACAAGCACAAGCACAACCCACACTAGATAG